From Oxyura jamaicensis isolate SHBP4307 breed ruddy duck unplaced genomic scaffold, BPBGC_Ojam_1.0 oxyUn_random_OJ71496, whole genome shotgun sequence, the proteins below share one genomic window:
- the LOC118159658 gene encoding protein NYNRIN-like, which produces MIIKTQNPDWDDIQVILDTLMDSTEKDMVLRAARDRAREDIRNGLVPGNVDQNFPTEDPQWDYNTGEGMRRLKRYQDWVQIGVQNAMPRTINWSKLYNVRQEKAESPSAFLERLKETAKKYTDLDIETDQAKAQLALIFLGQSQEDIRKKLQKLEGVDLRNMDKLLEVAWKVYNNREKETSKRQQQGLLAVIQGRGGLGLRGNKEVKFLIDTGATYSVLNELDGKVGNKKTTIVGATGKEEVRPFLRPLDLRFGGKEITHEFLYMPDCPVPLLGRDLLTKLNATLVFENGELIMKVPESKVGQILMITEKAVPRIPKEVEDAVIPTVWETDVPGKSKGAQPVKIELKEGVRPVRIRQYPLKLETRLGIVNIIDKFLNYHILEECKSEYNTPIFPVKKPNGEYRLVQDLRAINEITKDIHPVVANPYTLLTSVKEKYKWFTVIDLKDAFFCIPIDKDSRKLFAFEWENPHNGWKMQLTWTRLPQGFKNSPTLFGSQLAKEIEDWTKQGCIQVPRDQYLLLQYVDDILIATEEESQCIQVTIEILNQLGMNGYKVSKEKVQIACLTVIYLGCEISQGQRRLGVNRIRAICDIPEPQNLHELRAFLGMTGWCRLWVMDYGLIAKPLYEAQKAHVLVWGKEQKEAFRKMKEALTKAPALGLPDLSKDFQLFVHERQRLALGVLTQRLGSWKRPVGYFSKQLDAVSAGWPSCLRAVAATVLLIQEARKLTLGKRIEVFVPHMVTTVLEQKGGYWLSPSRMMKYQAILTEQDDVTLNTTNLLNPAVFLGTSPEEGSLNHNCMEVIEYTYASRADLKDTPLERYDWELFTDGSSFVENGTRYAGYAVTTSRTIIEVNSLTPGTSAQRAEIIALTRALELSEGKEVNIWTDSKYAFGVVHVHGALWKERGLLSSQGANIKHQEEIMKLITAVQKPRQVAIMHCKAHQGGTSEVVEGNRLADQTARRVAREVWKLMALIPSKVGLSRFNFPKFPRYSQEDEKLAKLMKAQKNSDGWYVTATGQVVIPSLIMREILQTKHNECHWGAEAIVTYLKHNIVSVHMLTMAKAVMSKCEICLKNNPVARKHAEMGRIRTGMEPGDYWQIDFIELPRTRGYKYLLVGVDTFSGWLEALPCRTNQARETVKWLLREIIPRFGVPLGISSDRGPHFVATVVKDVSRLLGISWNLHTPWRPQSSGQVERMNQTLKGQISKICQEAKIQWPQALPIALLRIRIKPRSGMSVSPFEIMYGKPYESPEPNPSMHIGGKQDVYNYVLSLGKTLARLRSVLVWNRPLSLENPVHDVQPGDTVYIKNWNEEPLKERWAGPYQVLLTTFTAIKVEGVDAWIHYTRVKRVPRLWEAQPIGPTKLRIRSI; this is translated from the exons atgataattaaaaccCAGAATCCGGATTGGGATGACATTCAAGTAATACTAGACACCTTAATGGATTCAACAGAGAAGGATATGGTATTACGAGCTGCTAGGGACAGAGCTCGTGAGGATATTCGGAATGGATTGGTACCCGGGAATGTTGATCAGAACTTCCCCACTGAGGATCCGCAGTGGGATTATAATACTGGGGAGGGAATGAGAAGGCTGAAGAGGTATCAGGATTGGGTACAAATTGGTGTACAAAATGCTATGCCTCGGACCATAAACTGGTCGAAATTATATAATGTGAGGCAAGAAAAGGCGGAATCACCTTCCGCATTTCTGGAGAGATTGAAGGAAACTGCtaaaaaatacactgatttGGACATAGAAACCGACCAGGCTAAAGCTCAGCTAGCCCTTATTTTCTTAGGGCAGTCACAGGAAGATATTCggaaaaagctacagaaactgGAAGGTGTGGACTTGAGGAACATGGATAAGTTATTAGAGGTAGCTTGGAAGGTATATAATAAtagggagaaggaaacaagcaagagaCAGCAACAGGGTTTGCTGGCTGTAATTCAGGGGCGAGGAGGTTTGGGACTAAGGG GAAATAAGGAGGTAAAGTTTCTTATTGACACAGGAGCTACATATTCAGTACTTAATGAATTAGATGGGAAGGTGGGGAATAAAAAGACTACAATTGTAGGTGCCACGGGGAAGGAAGAGGTACGGCCATTCCTTCGACCCCTCGATTTACGGTTTGGGGGTAAAGAGATAACCCATGAATTCTTGTATATGCCAGACTGCCCAGTCCCTCTTTTGGGACGGGACCTGTTAACGAAATTGAATGCCACCCTGGTCTTCGAGAATGGGGAGTTAATTATGAAAGTTCCGGAATCAAAAGTAGGACAGATTTTGATGATTACAGAGAAGGCCGTCCCACGGATACCAAAAGAGGTAGAGGATGCAGTCATACCTACAGTTTGGGAGACAGACGTACCTGGAAAATCAAAGGGAGCACAACCTGTAAAGATAGAGTTGAAGGAAGGGGTTAGGCCAGTTCGGATCAGGCAGTACCcattaaaactggaaacaagGTTGGGAATAGTGAATATAATAGACAAATTTCTTAATTACCATATTTTGGAGGAGTGCAAATCAGAATATAACACCCCAATCTTCCCAGTAAAGAAACCCAATGGGGAATATAGGCTAGTACAGGACCTTAgggcaataaatgaaataacaaaagacaTCCATCCAGTGGTGGCTAATCCTTACACATTGTTAacatctgtgaaggagaaatataaatggTTTACAGTAAtagatttaaaagatgctttcttctgcatacCCATTGACAAGGATAGCAGGAAACTTTTTGCCTTCGAGTGGGAAAATCCACACAACGGATGGAAGATGCAGTTAACTTGGACAAGGCTCCCGCAAGGATTCAAGAATAGTCCAACTCTCTTCGGTAGTCAATTGGCTAAGGAAATAGAAGACTGGACTAAGCAAGGATGTATCCAGGTACCAAGGGACCAATATTTGTTActacaatatgtggatgatatATTAATAGCTACCGAGGAGGAATCACAGTGCATCCAGGTAACTATTGAAATCTTAAATCAATTAGGAATGAATGGATATAAGGTCtcaaaagaaaaggtacagatTGCATGCTTAACAGTAATATATTTAGGATGTGAAATTTCACAAGGACAAAGAAGATTAGGAGTCAATCGAATACGGGCTATCTGCGATATTCCCGAACCTCAAAACTTACATGAACTGAGGGCCTTCTTGGGTATGACTGGTTGGTGCAGGCTATGGGTAATGGACTATGGGCTCATAGCTAAACCTCTCTATGAAGCTCAAAAGGCCCATGTGCTTGtctggggaaaagaacaaaaggaggctttcaggaagatgaaagaggCCCTCACAAAGGCACCCGCTTTAGGTTTGCCTGACCTGTCAAAAGATTTCCAATTATTTGTCCATGAAAGACAGCGATTAGCTTTGGGGGTGCTAACTCAACGGTTAGGGAGCTGGAAACGACCAGTGGGATATTTCTCCAAACAGTTAGATGCAGTAAGTGCAGGGTGGCCTTCGTGTTTAAGGGCGGTAGCAGCTACAGTCCTCCTAATCCAAGAAGCTAGAAAACTCACCTTGGGGAAACGCATTGAAGTATTTGTGCCACATATGGTAACtacagttttggaacaaaaggggGGTTATTGGTTATCACCTAGTCGAATGATGAAGTACCAGGCTATACTAACTGAGCAGGATGATGTGACCCTAAACACAACTAATCTGTTGAACCCAGCAGTTTTTCTAGGAACATCGCCGGAAGAAGGAAGTCTGAACCATAACTGTATGGAAGTCATTGAATATACGTATGCCAGCAGGGCGGACTTGAAGGACACACCCCTAGAAAGGTATGATTGGGAACTTTTTACTGATGGTAGTAGTTTTGTGGAAAACGGGACCCGATATGCAGGATACGCAGTAACGACTTCAAGAACTATAATCGAAGTGAATTCTCTAACCCCCGGGACCTCAGCACAGCGGGCAGAAATAATAGCCCTTACGCGAGCATTAGAGTtgagtgaaggaaaggaagtgaataTATGGACGgattcaaaatatgcctttggaGTAGTGCATGTGCATGGAGCGttatggaaggagagaggactgcTGTCTTCGCAAGGAGCTAACATAAAGCATcaagaggaaataatgaaattaataacgGCTGTGCAAAAACCCCGGCAAGTGGCCATAATGCACTGTAAGGCCCATCAAGGAGGAACATCAGAAGTTGTAGAAGGAAATAGGCTGGCAGATCAGACAGCTCGACGGGTTGCACGAGAGGTATGGAAACTGATGGCCTTGATTCCGTCGAAGGTAGGTCTCTCTCGTTTTAACTTCCCAAAGTTCCCAAGGTACTCCCAGGAGGATGAGAAGCTGGCAAAACTGATGAAGGCTCAAAAGAATTCTGACGGATGGTATGTGACTGCTACCGGACAGGTGGTGATACCCTCTTTGATAATGCGAGaaatattacaaacaaaacacaacgaATGTCACTGGGGTGCAGAAGCGATTGtaacttatttaaaacataatattgtCTCAGTACATATGTTAACAATGGCAAAGGCAGTGATGTCCAAGTGTGAAATTTGCTTAAAGAATAACCCAGTGGCAAGAAAACATGCCGAAATGGGACGAATTCGAACAGGCATGGAACCAGGTGATTACTGGCAAATCGATTTTATAGAATTACCAAGAACAAGGGGATATAAGTATCTATTAGTGGGGGTAGATACCTTTTCTGGATGGCTGGAGGCCCTTCCCTGTCGCACCAATCAAGCAAGGGAAACAGTGAAGTGGCTCCTACGGGAGATTATCCCTAGGTTTGGTGTACCATTAGGTATCTCTTCAGATAGGGGACCACATTTCGTTGCAACTGTGGTTAAAGATGTTAGTAGATTATTGGGAATCTCCTGGAATTTACATACCCCGTGGAGACCCCAGTCCAGTGGTCAAGTAGAGCGAATGAATCAGACCTTGAAAGGGCAAATAAGTAAGATCTGTCAGGAAGCTAAGATACAATGGCCACAGGCCTTGCCGATAGCTTTATTACGAAtcagaataaaacccagaagtgGAATGTCTGTAAGCCCTTTTGAGATTATGTATGGAAAACCTTATGAATCCCCCGAGCCAAATCCAAGTATGCATATTGGTGGTAAACAAGAtgtttataattatgttttatctctTGGCAAAACCTTAGCTCGACTACGCAGTGTCCTGGTGTGGAATCGACCTTTGTCTCTGGAAAATCCTGTGCATGATGTTCAACCAGGGGATACAGTTTATATTAAGAACTGGAATGAAGAACCTTTAAAGGAACGGTGGGCCGGACCCTATCAGGTCTTACTGACAACCTTTACGGCTATCAAGGTAGAAGGAGTGGATGCCTGGATACATTACACCCGAGTGAAACGGGTACCAAGACTTTGGGAAGCTCAACCAATAGGTCCTACTAAACTGAGGATACGAAGTATATAA